One genomic region from Cardinium endosymbiont of Dermatophagoides farinae encodes:
- a CDS encoding virulence-associated E family protein: protein MSQRYVNVRLPYQEDEITASRIASFLGSTNDIEFLRSDLGHSRWISFEVDSIEYLDNESRYILEEAWKQAYHLYRLDSNSGELSKEELSELVDRSNHFTTMSTEAELIVQYLSPSTKGEGEFMTATDILNTCRKLLALRLG, encoded by the coding sequence TTGTCCCAGCGTTATGTTAATGTTCGTTTGCCTTATCAAGAAGATGAAATAACAGCATCACGTATAGCTTCTTTTTTAGGAAGTACTAATGATATTGAGTTTTTACGATCAGATTTGGGTCATAGTAGATGGATTAGTTTTGAGGTAGATTCTATTGAATATTTGGATAATGAATCAAGGTATATTTTAGAGGAAGCATGGAAGCAGGCTTATCATTTGTACAGATTAGATTCGAATAGTGGTGAATTAAGTAAAGAAGAATTATCAGAATTAGTAGATCGTTCTAATCACTTTACGACTATGTCTACAGAGGCTGAGTTGATTGTACAATATCTTTCTCCTTCTACTAAAGGAGAAGGAGAATTTATGACAGCTACCGATATACTTAATACTTGCAGGAAATTGTTGGCACTACGATTAGGCTAA
- a CDS encoding AAA family ATPase produces MIYVIGGIKGGSGKSTISTNLAVLMARKFKDILLIDADDQQSASDFTVFRSATMKDNLDYTSIQLSDRTVRDQTIKLASKYDHIIIDTGGRDTTS; encoded by the coding sequence ATGATATATGTAATAGGTGGTATTAAAGGAGGATCTGGTAAATCTACTATTTCTACAAATTTAGCAGTTTTAATGGCCAGAAAATTCAAAGATATTCTTTTAATTGATGCAGACGATCAACAAAGTGCCTCTGATTTTACTGTTTTTAGAAGTGCAACAATGAAAGATAACTTGGATTATACATCCATTCAGTTATCAGATAGAACAGTTCGTGATCAAACAATAAAGTTAGCATCAAAGTATGACCATATTATTATTGATACAGGTGGTAGGGATACTACTAGTTAA
- a CDS encoding IS110 family transposase codes for MKYIGIDIAKSSFVAAFPKGKGYATATYNNDRSGILTFLTKLDKFLDHCVLEATGNYGALLVEGY; via the coding sequence ATGAAATATATAGGCATCGATATAGCAAAAAGTAGTTTTGTAGCTGCTTTCCCTAAAGGTAAAGGCTATGCTACGGCTACGTATAATAACGACCGATCTGGCATTTTAACTTTTCTAACTAAACTTGATAAATTCTTAGATCACTGTGTTTTAGAGGCGACTGGCAATTATGGTGCTTTATTAGTAGAAGGGTACTAG
- a CDS encoding Tn3 family transposase produces the protein MRHVKLPELLIEVDNDLHFTCHFMLPVKHNQRLVEDICSILATIMAHGCFIGTYTMARLTSGISYEQIKRVTDWQLTEGAQRSSLAEIVKAISDLDVTQSWGYGKTSSSDGQRYEFKQKVLNQTYSTKFGDFALEFYTFVADNYAPFYSTPIECTDRDAAYVLDGLLYNESDLAIEEHYTDTHGYTEINFAAFALLGRTFSPRIRGVQHQKIYRIDEKKDYASLKPLLSSSDHKIHIEWITGQWDRMGQFYASIERGHATASVALKRLVSFNNKNHFYRANRELGGLLKLRIFYYMSDPLLRKKRRRGLLKGEQIHQLAREVAYGKRGKIKARDFQEQKNTCSCLTLILACIIYWQAKEIKCVIDECNPKAEKINLKLLEHISLSDGIMYCYTDSTS, from the coding sequence ATGCGACATGTTAAATTACCTGAATTGCTCATAGAAGTAGATAATGATTTACACTTTACTTGTCATTTCATGTTGCCTGTAAAACACAATCAACGACTTGTAGAAGATATCTGTTCAATTTTAGCCACTATAATGGCACATGGTTGCTTTATAGGAACTTATACAATGGCACGATTAACGTCAGGAATCAGCTATGAACAAATTAAACGTGTCACAGATTGGCAGTTAACAGAAGGAGCACAACGCAGTAGCTTAGCCGAAATTGTTAAAGCTATTTCTGATTTGGATGTAACACAATCATGGGGTTACGGTAAAACATCAAGTAGCGACGGTCAGCGTTATGAGTTTAAACAAAAAGTATTGAATCAAACCTATAGTACCAAATTTGGTGATTTTGCATTAGAATTCTACACGTTTGTTGCAGATAATTACGCACCTTTTTATAGTACACCTATTGAATGTACGGATCGAGATGCCGCTTATGTATTAGATGGCTTACTCTATAATGAAAGTGATCTAGCTATAGAAGAGCATTATACAGATACGCATGGTTATACAGAAATTAACTTTGCAGCTTTCGCTTTACTGGGTCGAACATTTTCACCTCGTATCAGAGGTGTGCAACATCAAAAAATTTATCGCATTGATGAAAAAAAAGACTATGCTAGCTTAAAACCACTACTCTCATCTAGTGACCATAAAATTCATATCGAATGGATTACTGGTCAATGGGACCGGATGGGACAATTTTATGCCTCCATTGAGAGAGGTCATGCTACAGCATCAGTGGCATTAAAACGATTAGTATCATTTAATAATAAAAACCATTTCTATCGTGCCAATCGTGAGCTTGGAGGATTATTAAAACTGAGAATATTTTATTATATGTCTGATCCATTATTACGAAAAAAGCGGCGGCGTGGGTTACTCAAAGGTGAACAAATACATCAACTTGCTAGAGAAGTAGCTTATGGTAAAAGGGGTAAAATAAAAGCACGTGATTTTCAAGAACAAAAAAATACATGTAGCTGTTTAACATTGATCTTAGCTTGCATTATTTATTGGCAGGCAAAGGAAATTAAATGCGTAATAGATGAATGTAATCCTAAAGCTGAAAAAATAAATTTGAAATTATTAGAGCACATTAGCCTATCGGATGGGATAATGTATTGCTATACGGATAGTACATCATAA
- a CDS encoding DUF4158 domain-containing protein, with the protein MVITNYSHLQLVELGTLTSQDIKRVNQCRRNYNKLGFAYQVIFVKLANYFPKQKPFEIIPEVLNFASLQLNIDELEIISYKKRRETIAEHQEQIRIYLNLIRFDHQAIELLNHFYLKNLPGLNNQEYYLCVLNNF; encoded by the coding sequence ATGGTAATTACTAATTACTCTCATCTTCAATTAGTAGAACTAGGTACGCTAACATCTCAAGATATAAAACGCGTTAATCAATGTCGAAGAAATTATAATAAACTTGGTTTTGCTTATCAAGTTATTTTTGTCAAATTGGCCAACTATTTTCCTAAGCAAAAACCATTTGAAATCATACCAGAGGTGCTAAACTTTGCCAGCTTACAACTCAATATTGATGAACTTGAAATTATATCTTATAAAAAAAGAAGAGAAACTATTGCTGAACATCAGGAACAAATTAGAATTTATTTGAATTTAATTCGGTTTGATCATCAAGCTATTGAACTATTAAATCATTTTTATTTAAAGAATCTTCCAGGGTTGAATAATCAGGAATATTACTTGTGCGTGCTGAACAATTTTTAA
- a CDS encoding tyrosine-type recombinase/integrase, with protein sequence MAYQYVREPLRFEEADRLCQACETVQEKLIVWTLLDTGLRVSELCGLTTQQILWQQKAMRISGKGGPYGKKSKKRVVPMSKRVQTLLEHYFAINNSWPIGVR encoded by the coding sequence ATGGCCTATCAATATGTAAGAGAACCTTTACGATTTGAAGAAGCGGATCGACTATGTCAGGCTTGTGAAACTGTGCAAGAAAAATTAATCGTGTGGACTTTATTAGATACAGGGTTAAGGGTATCCGAATTATGTGGGCTTACTACACAGCAAATCCTATGGCAACAAAAGGCGATGCGTATTTCTGGTAAAGGTGGGCCTTATGGGAAAAAATCTAAAAAACGTGTGGTACCTATGTCTAAGCGGGTTCAAACATTACTTGAGCATTATTTCGCGATTAATAATTCCTGGCCTATTGGCGTAAGGTAA
- a CDS encoding transposase, whose product MLSITQEHYKEIYKRISSIKGIGDRTTMELIVSTGGGKHFQSAKQFSKYVGLAPVYEHSGTSIRKKGYINRHGNPGLRSLLYMASWPAIRFNKACKAFYERLKERGKPSKVALIAVANKLIRQIFAIIRDNTFYVDGHLSKLKVNP is encoded by the coding sequence ATGCTTTCTATTACGCAGGAACACTATAAAGAGATCTATAAACGAATTAGTTCTATTAAAGGGATTGGCGATAGAACGACTATGGAACTTATCGTTTCCACTGGTGGTGGTAAACACTTCCAAAGTGCTAAACAGTTCTCCAAGTACGTCGGCCTGGCACCTGTTTATGAGCATTCAGGTACATCAATAAGAAAAAAAGGGTATATTAATCGTCATGGGAATCCTGGGTTACGTTCTTTGCTTTATATGGCTTCTTGGCCTGCTATACGTTTTAATAAAGCCTGTAAAGCATTCTATGAAAGGTTAAAGGAAAGGGGAAAACCTAGCAAGGTAGCCCTTATTGCTGTGGCCAATAAACTGATTAGACAAATATTTGCTATCATAAGAGACAATACTTTTTATGTAGATGGTCATCTATCTAAACTTAAGGTAAATCCTTAG